One part of the Rutidosis leptorrhynchoides isolate AG116_Rl617_1_P2 chromosome 1, CSIRO_AGI_Rlap_v1, whole genome shotgun sequence genome encodes these proteins:
- the LOC139839550 gene encoding uncharacterized protein produces the protein MYADLRRRSVTFTIEERVYLKVSPWNGVNKFGKQGKLAPRFIGPFTIRDTLNDQTVVLELPYDLAGIHNTFNVCYLRKCKMVDESHILPLKDFNVDMTKKLVEEPIRVIDQKITKMRNKQIPMFLVEWRHSLGVNMTWETEELMRARYPYFFDLD, from the coding sequence ATGTATGCCGATCTGAGGCGCCGATCGGTAACCTTCACTATTGAGGAACGTGTATATTTGAAGGTTTCTCCTTGGAATGGTGTTAATAAATTTGGTAAACAAGGAAAACTAGCTCCAAGGTTTATTGGTCCATTCACAATTCGTGACACTTTGAATGACCAAACCGTAGTCTTAGAACTTCCGTATGATTtagcgggaattcataacacattcaaTGTGTGCTACTTGAGAAAATGTAAAATGGTGGATGAAAGTCAtattcttccattgaaagattttAATGTAGATATGACTAAGAAATTAGTTGAAGAGCCGATTAGGGTAATTGATCAGAAGATTACCAAGATGAGGAATAAGCAGATTCCAATGTTTTTGGTGGAGTGGCGGCATAGTTTAGGTGTCAACATGacctgggaaaccgaggagttgatGAGAGCGCGCTACCCTTATTTCTTTGACCTTGACTAG